A stretch of the Amycolatopsis sp. BJA-103 genome encodes the following:
- a CDS encoding HelD family protein, which produces MAGNGVDREIDREQDYVGALYARLDVLREEAAGRLAAARRPGGNQEAVSVWQAEAARLDAVEQGLCFGRLDTHDGRRVYIGRLGLFRDEDEEPLLVDWRVPVARAFYTATATAPGGVRRRRRITTRGRTVVALDDELLDADGAGEDGLVGEAALLAAVTVERTGRMHDIVTTLQAEQDRIIRHESGGVLVVQGGPGTGKTAVALHRVAYLLYTRPQLRTRGVLVVGPSRIFLDYIGQVLPGLGENSVVTATIADLRPDVEVCRVDPPGIVALKGEAEMAGRLAAAVRSRVRTPEHPVDVEFEQQVLRLDPQDCRRAVRRAARAGLPHDQAKLVFEREIVEVLTRRLIEGLEAVVLTETGEAIDGGSPDGRLGEADLRALAAAGVVIDHDDGPRTLLDETDRTGLRDSMLADTGVRAVLDELWPSLTPERVVSDLLGDHAEGWSAADVPLLDEAAALIGHRAAPATFGHVVVDEAQELSEMDWRMLMRRCPTGSMTIVGDLAQTGSPAGTSSWDRVLRPHVRDRWRLARLTVNYRTPAEIMAATAELLATHHPGTPPPRSVRSAGETPWRAGTSRDGLIATVADLATAHADGQLGIIAPSTLTAPLAAALSLPTSPDLTGKVVLLTPDQAKGLEFDSVLIADPAGILGTAPHGHNDLYVAMTRATRRLGVVHPGPPPAELSALREQRSGWS; this is translated from the coding sequence GTGGCCGGCAATGGCGTCGACCGTGAGATCGACAGGGAACAGGACTATGTGGGTGCCCTGTACGCCCGTCTGGACGTCCTGCGCGAGGAGGCGGCCGGGAGGCTGGCGGCGGCACGGCGGCCTGGGGGAAATCAGGAAGCGGTGAGTGTCTGGCAGGCGGAGGCGGCCCGGCTGGACGCGGTGGAACAAGGGTTGTGCTTCGGGCGGCTGGACACGCACGACGGCCGGCGCGTCTACATCGGCAGGCTGGGCCTGTTCCGGGACGAGGACGAGGAACCGCTGCTGGTGGACTGGCGGGTCCCGGTGGCCCGGGCGTTCTACACCGCGACGGCGACCGCTCCCGGCGGGGTGCGGCGACGGCGGCGCATCACCACGCGAGGCCGGACCGTCGTCGCGCTGGACGACGAGTTGCTGGACGCGGACGGTGCCGGCGAAGACGGCCTGGTCGGTGAGGCGGCGTTGCTGGCGGCCGTGACCGTGGAGCGGACCGGGCGGATGCACGACATCGTCACCACCCTGCAGGCCGAACAGGATCGGATCATCCGGCACGAGTCCGGTGGGGTGCTGGTCGTCCAGGGCGGTCCCGGCACGGGGAAGACGGCCGTCGCGTTGCATCGGGTCGCGTACCTGCTCTACACCCGTCCGCAACTGCGCACCCGCGGTGTCCTGGTGGTGGGTCCCAGCCGGATCTTCCTCGACTACATCGGCCAGGTCCTGCCGGGTCTCGGCGAGAACAGCGTGGTGACCGCGACCATCGCCGACCTGAGGCCGGACGTCGAGGTCTGCCGGGTGGATCCGCCCGGGATCGTCGCGCTCAAGGGCGAGGCGGAGATGGCCGGACGGCTGGCGGCGGCGGTGCGGTCGCGGGTCAGGACACCGGAGCACCCGGTCGACGTCGAGTTCGAGCAGCAGGTGCTGCGGCTCGATCCGCAAGACTGCCGGCGCGCCGTACGGAGAGCCGCGCGGGCCGGGCTTCCGCACGACCAGGCCAAGCTGGTCTTCGAGCGGGAGATCGTGGAGGTGCTCACGCGGCGCCTGATCGAGGGATTGGAGGCGGTCGTGCTCACCGAAACGGGTGAGGCGATCGACGGTGGCAGCCCGGACGGCCGGCTCGGCGAGGCGGACCTGCGTGCGCTCGCCGCCGCGGGGGTCGTGATCGACCACGACGACGGGCCGCGGACCCTGTTGGACGAGACCGACCGGACCGGTCTGCGGGACTCGATGCTCGCCGACACCGGCGTCCGGGCCGTACTCGACGAGCTGTGGCCGTCGCTGACCCCGGAGCGCGTGGTGTCCGACCTCCTCGGCGACCACGCTGAGGGCTGGAGTGCCGCGGATGTCCCGTTGCTGGACGAAGCCGCCGCCTTGATCGGCCACCGCGCCGCCCCCGCGACGTTCGGGCACGTGGTCGTCGACGAGGCACAGGAACTGTCCGAAATGGACTGGCGGATGCTGATGCGCCGGTGCCCCACCGGATCGATGACCATCGTCGGGGACCTCGCCCAGACCGGGAGCCCGGCGGGCACCTCGTCGTGGGATCGCGTGCTGCGGCCACACGTGCGGGATCGGTGGCGGCTCGCCAGGCTCACGGTCAACTACCGCACCCCGGCGGAGATCATGGCCGCCACCGCGGAGCTGCTCGCCACCCACCATCCCGGCACGCCACCGCCCCGGTCGGTCCGCTCGGCCGGTGAAACTCCGTGGCGGGCCGGCACTTCCCGCGACGGCCTGATCGCGACCGTCGCCGACCTCGCCACGGCGCATGCCGACGGCCAGCTCGGGATCATCGCCCCGAGCACCCTCACCGCGCCCCTGGCCGCCGCGTTGTCCCTACCCACCTCACCGGACTTGACCGGCAAGGTCGTCCTGCTCACCCCCGATCAGGCCAAGGGCTTGGAGTTCGACTCGGTCCTGATCGCCGACCCGGCCGGAATCCTCGGCACCGCGCCGCACGGTCACAACGACCTCTACGTCGCCATGACCAGGGCCACCCGCCGGCTGGGCGTGGTGCACCCCGGCCCGCCACCGGCCGAACTGTCCGCGCTGCGGGAACAGCGCTCCGGCTGGTCGTGA
- a CDS encoding IclR family transcriptional regulator, protein MPQQEAAVTVSNGAAAAPEPAGVKSARRAIDLIETFAANDVWLSLSDLHARTGFPRSSLHGLLRTLLEAGWLEVDTNTARYRLGVRALICGTAYLDRDPVVPYATEALERIREKTGFTAHFARREGTDVVYLETRESRHSTHLVSRVGRTLPTHATALGKALLAELTHDEISELLTGELSALTPNTITSAEALHAECAKTRERGYAAEIEEGSLGVRCVAAVIPYRIPGTDAISCSMPVTEVTDADARRVGELLAEITAELGQQLRRAGIR, encoded by the coding sequence ATGCCACAGCAGGAAGCCGCTGTCACGGTGTCGAACGGCGCGGCCGCCGCGCCGGAACCCGCCGGGGTCAAATCCGCGCGCCGGGCGATCGACCTGATCGAGACCTTCGCCGCGAACGACGTCTGGCTTTCCCTGTCGGATCTCCACGCGCGCACCGGTTTTCCCAGGTCCAGCCTCCACGGGCTGCTCCGCACCCTGCTCGAAGCCGGCTGGCTGGAAGTGGACACCAACACCGCCCGCTACCGCCTCGGCGTCCGCGCGCTGATCTGCGGCACGGCCTACCTCGACCGCGACCCGGTCGTCCCCTACGCGACCGAGGCACTGGAGCGGATCCGGGAGAAGACCGGGTTCACCGCGCATTTCGCGCGCCGCGAGGGCACCGACGTCGTCTACCTGGAGACGCGCGAGTCACGGCACTCGACGCATCTCGTGTCACGCGTCGGCCGCACCCTGCCCACCCACGCCACCGCGCTGGGGAAGGCCCTGCTCGCCGAACTGACGCACGACGAGATCAGCGAACTCCTGACCGGAGAGCTGTCCGCGCTGACGCCGAACACCATCACCTCGGCCGAAGCCCTGCACGCCGAGTGCGCGAAGACCCGCGAACGCGGCTATGCGGCGGAAATCGAGGAAGGCAGCCTCGGCGTCCGGTGCGTCGCGGCCGTGATCCCGTACCGCATCCCCGGCACGGACGCGATCAGCTGTTCCATGCCGGTCACCGAAGTCACCGACGCCGACGCCCGGCGCGTCGGCGAGCTCCTCGCCGAAATCACCGCGGAACTCGGCCAGCAACTGCGCCGCGCCGGCATCCGCTGA
- a CDS encoding NAD-dependent epimerase/dehydratase family protein, with product MADQRVLITGSAGIVGTLMRPRLRRSGRVLRLLDLAAQPEAAGGEDVELITASVTDPEAMAKACAGVDAVIHLGGHSRENSWEATLDVNINGTHTVLEAARAAGVPRVILASSNHSVGFRRNDEAGENGLPADSTPRPDTYYGVSKAAIESLGSLYHSRFGMDVIVIRIGSCFEDPLVLGPRGLTTWLSPDDGARLFEACLSYPSPGYRLIWGVSDNTRRIYSLAEAEELGYKSLDNAETYADQLADRPAPTGAAAEYVGGPFCTAPLGAYNPL from the coding sequence ATGGCAGACCAGCGCGTCCTGATCACCGGCTCGGCGGGCATCGTCGGCACCCTGATGCGGCCGCGGCTGCGTCGCTCCGGCCGGGTGCTGCGGCTGCTCGACCTGGCCGCGCAGCCCGAAGCCGCGGGCGGCGAGGACGTCGAGCTGATCACCGCGTCGGTGACCGACCCGGAGGCGATGGCGAAGGCGTGCGCCGGCGTCGACGCGGTGATCCACCTGGGCGGGCACAGCCGCGAGAACTCGTGGGAAGCCACACTCGACGTCAACATCAACGGCACCCACACCGTCCTCGAGGCCGCGCGGGCGGCCGGTGTACCGCGCGTGATCCTGGCCTCCAGCAACCACTCCGTCGGCTTCCGCCGCAACGACGAAGCGGGCGAAAACGGTCTCCCCGCCGACTCCACCCCCCGGCCGGACACCTACTACGGCGTCAGCAAGGCGGCCATCGAATCGCTCGGCAGCCTGTACCACTCACGGTTCGGCATGGACGTCATCGTCATCCGTATCGGTTCGTGCTTCGAAGACCCGCTCGTCCTCGGCCCGCGCGGCCTGACGACCTGGCTCTCCCCCGACGACGGCGCCCGCCTGTTCGAGGCCTGCCTGAGCTACCCCTCCCCCGGCTACCGGCTGATCTGGGGCGTCTCCGACAACACGCGCCGGATCTACTCGCTGGCCGAAGCCGAGGAACTGGGCTACAAGTCGCTCGACAACGCCGAGACCTACGCCGACCAGCTGGCGGACAGGCCGGCGCCGACCGGCGCGGCGGCGGAGTACGTCGGCGGGCCGTTCTGCACCGCTCCGCTGGGCGCCTACAACCCGCTCTGA